In the genome of Vicia villosa cultivar HV-30 ecotype Madison, WI linkage group LG7, Vvil1.0, whole genome shotgun sequence, one region contains:
- the LOC131617519 gene encoding uncharacterized protein LOC131617519, with the protein MVSKLALLVQGLLVTVVLISSMGEARHLIEVAAKQNEVDSAKSKASTDTFIIPGIPGIPTWPGIPGIPGVPTIPGIPSIPGIPTMPGIPGIPTWPGIPSIPTWPGIPGIPGWPGTPVTPVAPVTPITPVTPVTPIAPGTPSPPPL; encoded by the exons ATGGTTTCTAAGCTAGCCTTGCTCGTCCAAGGCCTCTTGGTCACGGTTGTTTTAATCTCTTCCATGGGAGAAGCTAGACACTTGA TTGAGGTTGCTGCAAAGCAAAATGAGGTCGATAGTGCCAAAAGTAAAGCAAGTACTGATACCTTCATCATACCTGGTATTCCAGGTATACCTACATGGCCCGGTATTCCAGGCATACCTGGTGTTCCTACCATACCTGGTATTCCAAGTATACCCGGGATTCCTACAATGCCTGGTATTCCAGGTATACCAACATGGCCTGGTATTCCAAGTATACCTACATGGCCTGGTATTCCTGGCATACCCGGATGGCCAGGTACTCCAGTAACTCCTGTAGCCCCCGTGACTCCAATAACTCCGGTAACTCCAGTAACTCCCATAGCCCCTGGAACACCGAGTCCACCACCTCTTTAA